Proteins found in one Acipenser ruthenus chromosome 18, fAciRut3.2 maternal haplotype, whole genome shotgun sequence genomic segment:
- the LOC117421847 gene encoding zinc finger protein 501-like, translating to MEAVHIKEEAPDMELVHIKEEAADMELVHIKEEAPDMELVHIKEEAPDMELVHIKEEAPDMELVHIKEEAPDMELVHIKEEVPEFELVHIKEEVPEFELVHIKEEVPEFEHVHIKEEAPDLELVHIKVEHSELEPIYIKVVLPELEPVHFEPSVSKPDPLVIKESNKQKRCIPYRKAIKMHPSYEQRPISSLSPVTVNLKGSLPGHSKSIHSGHHCSECGKIFCQFWQLKLHLRVHTGEKPYPCTACGKSFKELGTLKRHRRIHTGEKPYHCTECGKSFNELGNLNKHQRIHTGEKPYRCPECKKSFSRSEHLKNHKKIHTGEKPYCCSVCGKCFNLLGTLTKHKQIHTGEKPYHCSECGKSFNVLGNLRKHQRIHTGEKPFHCTECGKCFNRSEHLKNHQRIHTGERPYLCTECGKSFNLLGSLKTHQRIHTGEKPYHCSECGKCFNELGTLKSHVRTHTGDRPYQCNHCEQTFNQLGSLKKHKQMHRQE from the coding sequence ATGGAagctgtccacattaaagaggaggcccctgACATGGAacttgtccacattaaagaggaggccgcTGACATGGAacttgtccacattaaagaggaggcccctgACATGGAacttgtccacattaaagaggaggcccctgACATGGAacttgtccacattaaagaggaggcccctgACATGGAacttgtccacattaaagaggaggcccctgACATGGAacttgtccacattaaagaggaggtccCTGAATTTGAacttgtccacattaaagaggaggtccCTGAATTTGAacttgtccacattaaagaggaggtccCTGAATTTGAacatgtccacattaaagaggaggcccctgACCTGGAACTTGTCCACATTAAAGTGGAGCACTCTGAACTAGAACCTATCTACATTAAAGTGGTTCTCCCTGAGCTGGAACCTGTCCACTTTGAACCAAGTGTGTCCAAGCCTGACCCTTTGGTAATAAAAGAGTCCAATAAGCAGAAACGATGCATCCCTTATAGGAAAGCTATCAAAATGCACCCTTCATATGAACAAAGACCAATCTCTTCCTTATCCCCTGTGACTGTAAATCTTAAAGGTTCACTGCCAGGTCATTCCAAATCAATACATAGCGGCCATCACTGTAGCGAATGTGGAAAGATTTTCTGTCAGTTCTGGCAGCTTAAATTGCATCTGAgggttcacacaggagagaagccctaTCCGTGTACAGCATGCGGGAAGAGTTTTAAAGAATTAGGAACCCTTAAGAGACACcggcgaattcacacaggagagaagccgtatcactgtactgaatgcgGAAAGAGTTTCAATGAATTAGGGAACCTGaacaaacaccagcgaattcacacaggagagaaaccatatcgctgtCCAGAATGCAAGAAGAGTTTTAGCCGATCTGAACACCTTAAAAATCACAAGAAAATTCATACGGGAGAGAAACCCTATTGCTGTTCTGTATGTGGGAAATGTTTCAATCTGTTAGGAACCCttacaaaacacaagcaaattcacacaggagagaagccttatcactgttctgaatgtggaaagagtttcaatgTATTAGGGAACCTTAggaaacaccagcgaattcacacaggagagaaaccgtttcactgtactgaatgtggtaAGTGTTTTAATCGATCAGAGCACCTTAAAaatcaccagcgaattcatacaggagagagaCCTTATCtctgtactgagtgtgggaaaAGCTTCAATCTGTTAGGaagccttaaaacacaccagcgaattcacacaggagagaaaccctatcacTGCTCTGAATGTGGCAAGTGTTTCAATGAATTAGGAACCCTTAAAAGCCACGTGCGAACTCACACGGGGGACAGACCCTATCAGTGTAACCATTGTGAGCAAACTTTTAATCAGCTGGGAAGCCTGAAAAAACACAAGCAGATGCACAGACAGGAGTGA
- the LOC117421838 gene encoding gastrula zinc finger protein XlCGF7.1-like, producing MEHVHIKEEVPELESVHIKEEVFEVELVQIKEEEPEEVYEEEPSSFKTIQDSVSDHSKHTSSCHQCTECGESFTSLVSFERHQHVHTGVKLYPCIDCEKSYNELRYLKRHQRVHTGVKPHHCVECGKTFSQLGILKKHLRIHTGEKPYHCTECGKSFNQLQSLKTHQRIHTGEKPYHCFECDKSFSQLGHLRTHQRIHTGEKPYHCTECEKSFNESGHFKNHQRVHTGEKTYHCTECEKSFYHLTSLKTHQRTHTGEKPHHCSECGKSFYHLTSLKTHQRIHTGEKPYRCTECEKSFSRLGLLKQHQQIHRGI from the coding sequence ATGGAACacgtccacattaaagaggaggtccCTGAACTGGAATCTGTCCATATTAAAGAAGAGGTCTTTGAAGTGGAACTTGTCCAAATTAAAGAGGAGGAACCTGAGGAGGTCTATGAAGAGGAACCTTCGTCATTCAAGACCATTCAGGATTCTGTTTCTGACCATTCCAAACACACAAGCAGCTGCCATCAGTGTACTGAGTGTGGGGAGAGTTTCACTTCTTTAGTAAGCTTTGAAAGACACCAACACGTTCACACAGGAGTGAAACTGTATCCCTGTATTGACTGTGAGAAAAGTTACAATGAATTACGataccttaaaagacaccagcgagttcacacaggagtTAAACCACATCACTGTGTGGAATGTGGAAAGACTTTTAGTCAGTTAGGAATTTTGAAGAAACACTtgagaattcacactggagaaaagccatatcactgtactgaatgtggaaagagttttAATCAGTTACAaagccttaaaacacaccagcgaattcacacaggagagaaaccatatcactgttttgaatgtgataaaagtttcagtcagttaggacaccttagaacacatcagcgaattcacacaggagagaaaccctatcaTTGTACTGAATGTGAGAAGAGTTTCAATGAATCAGGGCACTTCAAAAACcaccagcgcgttcacacaggagaaaaaacatatcactgtactgaatgcgAGAAGAGTTTTTACCATTTAACAAgccttaaaacacaccaacgaactcacacaggagagaaaccacatcatTGTAGTGAATGTGGCAAGAGTTTTTATCATTTAACAagtcttaaaacacaccagcgcattcacactggagagaaaccatatcggtGTACAGAATGtgagaagagtttcagtcggttagGACTCCTTAAacaacaccagcaaattcacagagGAATATAA